One Microbacterium keratanolyticum DNA window includes the following coding sequences:
- the aroB gene encoding 3-dehydroquinate synthase: MSAQTSTFTVKTAGAAPYEIVVGRSILDRVSGALDPAVRKVLVVHPPTLADRAAELRDRLVSDTSNGPREVLLAEIPDAESGKRIEVAAFCWQIMGQSDFTRTDAVIGYGGGAVTDVAGFVAATWLRGIQVVQVPTTVLGLVDAAIGGKTGINTNEGKNLVGAFWAPRAVIGDLDEFGSLSANEATAGYAEVVKAGFIWAPEILDIIEADPARAVDTTTQEFRRTIELAIDMKAQVVSNDFREAGQREILNYGHTLGHAIEHAERYRWRHGAAISIGMMFAAELSRLAGRLPDAAVQRHRDVLESLGLPTSYRSGAWATLLSTMQRDKKSRGGMLRFIVLDDIAKPTVLQAPDESLLFAAYQEVGA, from the coding sequence ATGAGCGCGCAGACTTCGACCTTCACCGTGAAGACGGCAGGCGCTGCCCCCTATGAGATCGTCGTGGGACGCAGCATCCTGGACCGCGTCTCCGGGGCACTCGACCCCGCCGTGCGCAAAGTCCTCGTCGTGCACCCGCCGACGCTCGCCGACCGTGCGGCTGAACTGCGTGATCGACTCGTCTCGGATACGAGCAACGGTCCTCGCGAGGTCCTGCTCGCGGAGATCCCGGACGCGGAGTCCGGAAAACGCATCGAGGTCGCGGCGTTCTGCTGGCAGATCATGGGGCAGTCCGACTTCACCCGTACCGACGCGGTGATCGGTTACGGCGGCGGTGCGGTGACCGATGTCGCCGGCTTCGTCGCGGCCACATGGCTGCGGGGCATCCAGGTCGTGCAGGTGCCGACCACGGTGCTCGGTCTCGTCGATGCCGCGATCGGCGGCAAAACCGGCATCAACACGAACGAGGGCAAGAATCTCGTCGGTGCCTTCTGGGCCCCGCGTGCCGTCATCGGCGATCTCGACGAGTTCGGGAGCCTCAGCGCGAACGAGGCGACGGCGGGCTATGCCGAAGTCGTGAAGGCGGGCTTCATCTGGGCGCCGGAGATTCTGGACATCATCGAAGCAGACCCCGCACGCGCCGTGGACACGACCACGCAGGAGTTCCGTCGCACGATCGAACTCGCGATCGACATGAAGGCGCAGGTCGTCTCGAATGACTTCCGTGAGGCGGGTCAGCGCGAGATCCTCAACTACGGTCACACGCTGGGGCATGCGATCGAGCACGCGGAGCGCTACCGCTGGCGTCACGGCGCAGCGATCTCGATCGGCATGATGTTCGCGGCAGAGCTCTCGCGTCTCGCGGGCCGGCTTCCGGATGCGGCCGTGCAGCGTCACCGCGACGTACTCGAGTCGCTGGGGCTGCCGACGAGCTATCGCAGCGGCGCGTGGGCGACGCTCCTGTCGACGATGCAGCGTGACAAGAAGAGCCGCGGCGGCATGCTGCGTTTCATCGTCCTCGATGACATCGCGAAGCCGACCGTTCTGCAGGCTCCGGATGAGTCGCTGCTGTTCGCGGCCTATCAGGAGGTCGGTGCATGA
- the mltG gene encoding endolytic transglycosylase MltG translates to MPDRSAAPSDDSKDPIADLFENLPDPVTQQAKSALPDAPTAAAARAASEGRDSEDAPVPGSRRAAREAAARDTGAQEIVAPAPSSAHTDRVEASPTSTPEAVAWPLASEPGPSASSDAAPSGATLDDLFHREGTTPTSTEPRRRSRKKGCLIALIILLVLLGGAVAGGVAVWNVYGDRISEVMGWGEPKDYEEGIATGETLVTISSGDTGSEVSAALYRAGVTKTSDVFYDMLVKENIAKTFYPGVYRLQTKMTAAAALAALDDPANKLENSALIREGLSIAAILPILSESLDIPMADLEAAVADPSVYGVTAPTLEGWLFPALYDTFEAGTPATEVIAAMVERTRESLAAAGVPAGDEQRILTIASIIQREARYEEDFYKVSRVIQNRLGPDNAETGGRLEMDSTVQYGYGQLHQGEASTSEEARNDDNGWNTYMYPGLPVGPIASAGDLAIDAAMHPVDGPWFYFVTVNMDTGETIFTNTYDEHLVYVEQMQQWCSENPDSGC, encoded by the coding sequence ACTTCCCGATGCCCCAACGGCAGCGGCTGCGCGGGCTGCTTCGGAAGGGCGCGACAGCGAGGACGCACCCGTCCCCGGATCCCGTCGGGCAGCGCGAGAGGCGGCGGCGCGTGACACCGGCGCACAGGAGATCGTGGCTCCGGCTCCCTCCAGCGCGCACACGGATCGTGTCGAGGCCTCGCCGACGAGCACTCCCGAGGCGGTCGCGTGGCCTCTGGCCTCGGAACCGGGTCCTTCGGCTTCGAGTGATGCGGCGCCATCCGGCGCGACGCTCGACGACCTCTTCCACCGCGAAGGCACCACGCCGACGAGCACGGAGCCGCGTCGTCGCTCGCGCAAGAAGGGCTGTCTGATCGCGCTGATCATCCTGCTCGTGCTGCTCGGCGGCGCCGTCGCAGGTGGCGTCGCGGTGTGGAACGTCTACGGCGATCGCATCAGCGAGGTCATGGGCTGGGGTGAGCCCAAAGACTACGAGGAGGGCATCGCGACGGGGGAGACCCTCGTGACGATCTCCAGCGGTGACACAGGGAGCGAGGTGTCCGCGGCCCTGTACCGCGCAGGCGTGACGAAGACTTCAGACGTCTTCTACGACATGCTCGTGAAGGAGAACATCGCGAAGACGTTCTACCCGGGGGTGTACCGACTGCAGACGAAGATGACGGCTGCCGCGGCCCTGGCTGCGCTTGACGATCCCGCGAACAAGCTGGAGAACTCCGCGCTCATCCGGGAGGGGCTCTCGATCGCGGCCATCCTCCCGATCCTCTCCGAGAGCCTGGACATCCCGATGGCGGATCTCGAAGCAGCTGTCGCAGACCCGAGCGTCTACGGCGTGACCGCGCCGACGCTCGAAGGCTGGCTGTTCCCGGCACTGTACGACACCTTCGAAGCTGGCACGCCGGCGACGGAGGTCATCGCCGCGATGGTCGAGCGCACGCGCGAATCGCTGGCAGCAGCCGGTGTCCCCGCCGGTGACGAGCAGCGCATCCTCACAATCGCCTCGATCATCCAGCGCGAAGCCCGGTACGAAGAGGACTTCTACAAGGTCTCCCGAGTGATCCAGAACCGGCTCGGCCCCGACAACGCCGAGACTGGCGGCCGCCTCGAGATGGACTCGACCGTGCAGTACGGCTACGGCCAGCTGCACCAGGGGGAAGCGAGCACGTCGGAGGAGGCTCGCAACGACGACAACGGCTGGAACACGTACATGTATCCCGGACTCCCTGTGGGGCCGATCGCGAGCGCCGGCGACCTCGCCATCGACGCGGCGATGCACCCGGTCGACGGGCCATGGTTCTACTTCGTGACCGTCAACATGGACACGGGCGAGACGATCTTCACGAACACCTACGACGAGCACCTCGTGTATGTCGAGCAGATGCAGCAGTGGTGTTCTGAGAACCCCGATTCCGGGTGCTGA
- a CDS encoding shikimate dehydrogenase family protein, whose product MTEVAIETATRLAVWGDPVSHSRSPQLHSAAYRALGLDWSYTRRQVAAEAFSAAITGLDGSWRGLSLTMPLKEEAFRWAHTRDRAATLTGAVNTLLVNGPLRGHGFNTDIAGLVAALREGGLQESPRARILGAGATAASAILALAELGATRIDVVARRPEAVTSLRALGEEIGVAVDGSAFDASHSTVDVTIATLPSGIRLEPAISRALGDAGGALFDAAYAPWPSALAEQWTDAPRLSGIGMLLHQAVVQVRIFLHGDPLAILDDEETVVAEMRAAVMGD is encoded by the coding sequence GTGACCGAGGTGGCCATCGAGACAGCGACGCGCCTGGCAGTCTGGGGCGACCCCGTTTCGCACAGCCGTTCCCCTCAGCTGCACAGCGCCGCGTATCGCGCGCTCGGTCTGGACTGGTCGTACACGCGTCGTCAGGTGGCGGCGGAGGCGTTCTCTGCGGCGATCACCGGACTGGACGGCTCCTGGCGAGGGCTCTCGCTGACGATGCCGCTGAAGGAGGAAGCGTTCCGCTGGGCCCACACGCGTGACCGCGCGGCAACGCTCACGGGTGCTGTCAACACCCTGCTGGTGAACGGCCCGCTGCGCGGACACGGCTTCAACACGGACATCGCCGGACTCGTTGCGGCGCTGCGTGAAGGCGGTCTGCAGGAGAGTCCGCGCGCGCGCATCCTCGGCGCGGGGGCCACCGCAGCATCCGCCATCCTCGCCCTCGCCGAACTCGGTGCGACGCGGATCGATGTCGTCGCGCGACGCCCCGAGGCAGTGACGTCGCTGCGCGCACTCGGCGAGGAGATCGGGGTCGCGGTCGACGGATCCGCATTCGACGCGTCACATTCGACGGTCGATGTGACGATCGCGACACTGCCCAGTGGCATCCGTCTGGAGCCTGCGATCTCGCGTGCGCTCGGCGACGCGGGCGGTGCACTGTTCGATGCGGCGTACGCGCCCTGGCCCTCGGCACTTGCGGAGCAGTGGACAGACGCGCCGCGACTCTCCGGCATCGGGATGCTGCTGCATCAGGCGGTCGTGCAGGTGCGCATCTTCCTGCACGGAGACCCCCTCGCTATCCTGGATGACGAAGAAACGGTCGTGGCCGAAATGCGCGCGGCCGTCATGGGAGACTAG
- the aroC gene encoding chorismate synthase — MLRVLTAGESHGPELIAVMEGLPAGVPLSSEAIQADLARRKLGDGRGSRMKFEADALTISGGVRHGRSLGSPIALRIGNTEWPKWIEVMNPEPVELTDRSRGRSAPLTRPRPGHADLVGMQKYGFDEARPILERASARETAARVALGALARAFLGELGIRLVSHTLSIGPVRVPDGSPLPGPDDVATLDADPLRCFDPATSALMVEEVASARKDGDTLGGIVEVLAYGLPPGLGSHVHWDRRLDARLAYALMSIQAIKGVEVGDGFETTRRRGSAAHDELFVAENGITRGSDRAGGTEGGMSTGTVLRVRAGMKPIATVPHALRTIDVTSGEAASAHHQRSDVCAVPAAGVVAEAMVAIELANSVLEKFGGDSVAETRRNFDAYLAAIPAELRTASASDEALILHDELA; from the coding sequence ATGCTCCGCGTGCTCACGGCCGGCGAATCGCACGGTCCCGAACTCATTGCCGTCATGGAAGGACTCCCGGCGGGAGTCCCGCTGTCCTCGGAGGCGATTCAGGCCGACCTGGCTCGGCGCAAGCTCGGCGATGGCCGCGGATCGCGGATGAAGTTCGAGGCTGATGCCCTCACGATCTCCGGCGGCGTCCGCCATGGTCGCAGCCTGGGCAGCCCGATCGCGCTGCGCATCGGCAACACCGAATGGCCTAAGTGGATCGAGGTCATGAACCCCGAGCCGGTCGAGTTGACCGATCGCTCGCGCGGTCGCAGCGCGCCCCTGACGCGCCCGCGTCCTGGTCACGCTGACCTCGTGGGCATGCAGAAGTACGGCTTCGACGAGGCCCGACCCATTCTCGAGCGTGCGAGCGCCCGCGAGACCGCGGCCCGCGTCGCACTCGGCGCACTGGCTCGCGCGTTCCTCGGCGAGCTCGGCATTCGGCTGGTCAGCCACACGCTCTCGATCGGGCCGGTGCGCGTTCCGGACGGTTCCCCGCTTCCGGGTCCCGACGACGTCGCAACTCTCGACGCCGATCCGCTGCGCTGCTTCGACCCCGCGACCTCGGCGCTGATGGTCGAAGAGGTGGCCTCGGCCCGCAAGGACGGCGACACACTCGGCGGCATCGTCGAGGTTCTCGCCTACGGCCTCCCGCCCGGACTCGGATCGCATGTGCACTGGGACCGTCGACTCGACGCACGTCTTGCCTACGCGCTCATGAGCATCCAGGCGATCAAGGGCGTCGAGGTCGGCGACGGCTTCGAGACCACGCGCCGCCGTGGATCGGCTGCGCACGATGAGCTCTTCGTCGCCGAGAACGGCATCACTCGCGGGTCCGACCGCGCCGGCGGAACCGAGGGCGGCATGTCCACGGGCACCGTGCTGCGGGTCCGTGCCGGCATGAAGCCCATCGCGACCGTTCCCCACGCTCTGCGCACGATCGATGTCACCTCCGGCGAGGCGGCATCCGCGCACCACCAGCGCTCCGATGTCTGCGCGGTTCCGGCTGCCGGTGTCGTGGCCGAGGCGATGGTGGCGATTGAGCTGGCCAACTCGGTGCTGGAGAAGTTCGGGGGAGACAGCGTCGCAGAGACTCGTCGCAACTTCGACGCCTACCTCGCGGCGATCCCGGCCGAGCTGCGCACGGCATCCGCGTCGGACGAGGCGCTGATCCTGCACGATGAGCTCGCCTGA
- a CDS encoding shikimate kinase yields MSSPDPAESTPSTTGDVLVLVGPMGAGKTSVGRRVAKALGLRFVDTDKVIAAAHGAIPEIFATHGEAQFRAWEAEAVAEAVTRGGVVSLGGGAVVTPATRDLLRTVPVAHLTVSTEAVAARIADTTRPLLAGDDPVAEWSRIADARRGWYDEVADETFDTSRTPMQRVAEQVVNWMRGRE; encoded by the coding sequence ATGAGCTCGCCTGATCCTGCCGAGTCGACGCCATCCACCACGGGTGACGTGCTTGTTCTCGTGGGCCCGATGGGCGCCGGGAAGACGAGCGTCGGTCGTCGTGTCGCGAAGGCGCTGGGTCTGCGTTTCGTCGACACGGACAAGGTGATCGCGGCTGCGCACGGTGCGATCCCGGAGATCTTCGCGACGCACGGTGAGGCGCAGTTCCGGGCGTGGGAGGCGGAGGCTGTCGCGGAGGCGGTCACGCGGGGCGGCGTCGTGTCGCTCGGCGGTGGCGCGGTCGTGACCCCTGCGACGCGGGACCTGCTGCGCACGGTGCCCGTCGCGCACTTGACCGTCAGCACCGAAGCGGTCGCCGCCCGCATCGCGGACACCACACGGCCACTCCTGGCCGGAGACGACCCTGTCGCCGAGTGGTCGCGCATCGCCGATGCCCGACGCGGCTGGTACGACGAGGTCGCCGATGAGACTTTCGACACATCCCGCACGCCGATGCAGCGCGTTGCGGAGCAGGTCGTGAACTGGATGAGAGGACGCGAATGA